Part of the Pseudodesulfovibrio mercurii genome is shown below.
CAAGGAGCACCTGGTGCCCTTCGGCGAGTACATGCCCCTGGAGGAGTGGATTCCCTTCAAGAAGCTGGTCCAGGCCGCGGGCGACTTCAAGCCGGGCCTGGACAACAGGCCGCTCAAGCTCAACGGCGTTGCGCTGGGCATGCTCATCTGCTATGAAGCCATCTTTCCGGACCTGGCCCAGCAACAGGTGGAGCGCGGGGCCAACGTGCTGGTGAACATCAGCAACGACGCCTGGTTCGGCAACACGTCCGCGCCGGGCCAGCACCTCGACCTGGCGACCATGCGGGCCGTGGAACAGGGCCGCTGGCTGGCCCGCTGCACCAATACGGGCATCTCCGCGTTCATCGACCCGGTGGGCCGCCGGGCCGCCGTGGGCAACCAGTTCCGGGCCGAGAGCCTGAGCATGAAAATCGCTGCCCTTACGGCCGATACCGTGTATCATCGCATCAACGGCTGGCTCAAGGCGTTCATCCACGTGATGACCGCGGCCGCCTTCGGCTACATTCTCATTGCGGCCGCACGAAACAAAGGAACCGTTCAATAATGTTGGAATATCCCGAGCTCAAGGCCGCCTCGGCGGACCTCATCGACCAATACGAATCCCTCTGGGGGCGTCTTTGACTACGCCGAGACCAAAACGCGCCTCGACGCGATAGAAAAGGAAATCTCCAAACCCGGGGCCTGGGACAATCCCGAGGCCCTGACCCCGCTGCTCAAGGAAAAGAGCCAGCTCTCCACCAAGCTCGAAATGTATGACGGCCTGTCCGAGGCCAAGGACGACCTGGACGCCTGGCTCGAACTGGCCCAGGAGGACCCGGACGAGGAATCGCTCAGCGCCCTGAACGCCCAGGTGGCCCTGCTTCGCGAGCGGCTGGCCGGGACCGAGCTGGCGACCATGTTCGCCTTCGAACACGACAAGGGCGACGCCATCCTCGAAATCCATCCCGGCGCGGGCGGCGTCGAGTCCCAGGACTGGGCCGAGATGCTTCTGCGCATGTACTACCGCTACGCCGAGCGCAAGGGGTTCAAGGTCACCCAGCTGGACTACCAGGCGGGCGAGGAGGCGGGGCTCAAGTCCGTGACCCTCCAGATCGAGGGGCTGTTCGCCTACGGCCTGCTCAAGGGCGAGACCGGCGTGCACCGGCTGATCCGCATCTCCCCCTTCGATTCCTCGGGCAGGCGGCACACCTCGTTCGCCTCGGTGGACGTGTACCCGGACATGGACGAGAACATCGAGATCGAGGTCAAGGACGAGGACCTGCGCATCGACACCTTCCGGTCCAGCGGGCCCGGCGGGCAGTCCGTGAACAAGACCAGCTCAGC
Proteins encoded:
- the prfB gene encoding peptide chain release factor 2 (programmed frameshift), coding for MLEYPELKAASADLIDQYESLWGRLDYAETKTRLDAIEKEISKPGAWDNPEALTPLLKEKSQLSTKLEMYDGLSEAKDDLDAWLELAQEDPDEESLSALNAQVALLRERLAGTELATMFAFEHDKGDAILEIHPGAGGVESQDWAEMLLRMYYRYAERKGFKVTQLDYQAGEEAGLKSVTLQIEGLFAYGLLKGETGVHRLIRISPFDSSGRRHTSFASVDVYPDMDENIEIEVKDEDLRIDTFRSSGPGGQSVNKTSSAVRITHIPTGIVAQCQNEKSQHRNKATALRLVKARLYERELKKIEESRRQDYQAKDAIAWGSQIRTYTLQPYRLVKDHRSNCESGNVDAFLDGDLDEMIRNYLLFIHAHGQKH